In one Knoellia sp. p5-6-4 genomic region, the following are encoded:
- a CDS encoding methyltransferase domain-containing protein, which produces MSNRWDPAQYARFADHRGRPFRDLLAQVGAEDPRLVVDLGCGNGPLTLTLAERWPRARVVGVDSSPQMLESARGLDSDARVEWVEADLATWDIASLGAQPDVVVTNATLQWVRGHRDLLPGWVGAITNGGWFAMQVPANLAAPSHQLMRDVAADHPAAEHLRADLARIGAAEPADYVEDLSALGCVVDAWETTYQHILDPEGRQENPVLEWVRGTGLRPVLDALTDEGERAAFLADYDARLRAAYPRRAYGVLLPFRRVFAVAHKVESR; this is translated from the coding sequence ATGTCGAACCGTTGGGACCCCGCCCAGTACGCCCGCTTCGCCGACCACCGGGGTCGTCCGTTCAGGGACCTGCTGGCCCAGGTGGGTGCGGAGGATCCGCGCCTGGTCGTCGACCTCGGGTGCGGGAACGGGCCCCTCACGCTGACGCTCGCCGAACGCTGGCCGCGGGCGCGTGTCGTGGGCGTCGACTCCTCGCCCCAGATGCTGGAGTCGGCCCGTGGGCTCGACTCGGACGCCCGGGTCGAGTGGGTCGAGGCCGACCTCGCCACCTGGGACATCGCCTCCCTCGGCGCGCAGCCGGACGTGGTCGTCACCAATGCGACCCTGCAGTGGGTGCGCGGTCATCGCGACCTGCTGCCCGGGTGGGTCGGGGCCATCACGAACGGCGGCTGGTTCGCCATGCAGGTGCCGGCGAACCTCGCGGCGCCGTCGCACCAGCTGATGCGCGACGTCGCAGCCGACCATCCGGCCGCTGAGCACCTGCGCGCCGACCTCGCGCGGATCGGGGCCGCCGAGCCGGCCGACTACGTCGAGGACCTCAGTGCACTCGGCTGCGTGGTGGACGCCTGGGAGACCACGTACCAGCACATCCTGGATCCTGAGGGGCGACAGGAGAACCCGGTGCTCGAGTGGGTGCGCGGCACGGGTCTGCGCCCGGTGCTCGACGCCCTCACCGACGAGGGTGAGCGGGCGGCCTTCCTGGCCGACTACGACGCGCGTCTCCGCGCGGCATACCCCCGCAGGGCCTATGGGGTCCTGCTGCCGTTCCGACGTGTCTTCGCCGTGGCACACAAGGTCGAAAGTCGCTGA